The Mytilus trossulus isolate FHL-02 chromosome 3, PNRI_Mtr1.1.1.hap1, whole genome shotgun sequence genome contains a region encoding:
- the LOC134711807 gene encoding serine/arginine repetitive matrix protein 2-like, with product MDSFLLGHAVQKNGPALIRNLKEENQHFPENVVHYISKYREKPPGFEDPELKERICRFISKKADYLFITPSEKEEKERKTSDYEDTFAKMPPLETYMGIPEMECRKNFFNSVEKHDIVIGVVSSVMDSGLVITLLCLDNGKSRDIDQLRISAFCPVKELPKLFPNQDAIEGFQVRDKVRAVVLSVNPETEKLIVSMVERSLPEHHSDVKLALINEDEFPVQYRRKLHIRGLTFDELLHSILGFNNSGNIGIMLETLDQQETCSLMRGLNRINIPEKDMAENLRKYQSQKMAHTSVAQGITYFKAGKQPEAVQCFNKALDIDKTNVEALVARGALYANNESFNRAIDDFEAALKINSLHANARKYLHDTLLAYGKSNEDIEKYQEAEELYTKAMSLDQASVDAREALRFLHYRRSQRKQKETRRKSSPKDERRNKSPEGFEQTAKTLKKLIKGEDKRQRKKRRISRDSSPSSSSSSTSSSNSSESRSSGERKRKGYSRERDRTHRNSSPPEGDVNREPVQEPEVQPHHEYGIDLQSSFLSGGGQSFSDMFRSSSQESDVGPAQPIPNSMQYGVNQHMYGHPPPNWIGNPGAEQAQMYRYSNQFTGQEQMHPGVPPTYYQNQPMTEEGYSGHQGNRSPCRRSGRSRSDRRSRSQSFEGSRRRSSRSPSYEKNQHWRKDDRSPRRSRSRSLKYERGRSPLPKYKESTVIMERSPDNRRNVSSGERNISNVQGRSPDNRRNTSRGERNTSNLQGRSPENRRNTSRGERNMSNVQGRSPDNRSNVSRGERNMSNVQGRSPDNRRNVSREGRNMSNVQGRSPDNRRNNSREERNMLNIHGNSPDNRRRNDSRDERNIQYNQDQSYQGRNNSMDGRNGRYESDKSPGYSRRNSSHERPSEYQEGRHDMNKSQTSWSGSPGNFEDSRRNITDDRGRSPTDIRNVRRDRSPSESGDFESPTETLTSTRLQTWSPRDSHQYSKEQPPKHEHFEREISSRRSFERESREATIRADSTEFKKEDQSTILQNLPEDVSKNENRSKIKPGKKKKGGTDEKVKSKKKRKEIGETKKKVKKKLAGNQGKTSGEIIVKGDSEMDYSGSSAVGDIRRVVPKESSNDQPYSNILIRKDDGEMKNRPKKRKEHEFVNQFVKSKWDDSPGEMRNSPAVKQSREDLNQASNYSKQDYHAKDRTRRSNSREFEGIRIHITNDQFGKQTEKKEDVGVVEMFHINEQPVIDSSKITKSDSDSKASKLKGASNIKLPKLPETNNEKKEIKKEDPKHIASSDNKRSYRKRSLSPSKKSKSRSLSRPRSQHRTRSRTRSRSRKRSRHRSRSRPPQRSRSRPQRRSRSRPPRRSRSRSRKRNSRSPRRSYKRSPPMRKPGRGFAKTRPVIMGRNKFTDSKSPSISPGRKVAGLRSSSKSPRRQKSYSSYRGRGRGGRGRGRGSWKSSGNRPHRSRSRSRSKSRGRRSRERRSRSHNRGGHSKDRDHKISNLKDDDKQNNKGKFDSEKFGELEDFFDKLKENKKKQSETK from the exons ATGGACTCTTTCCTTCTTGGACATGCAGTTCAGAAAAATGGTCCGGCATTGATACGAAATTTGAAAGAAGAAAATCAACATTTTCCTGAGAATGTAGTtcattatatatcaaaatacagAGAAAAACCACCAGGATTTGA ggATCCTGAACTGAAGGAGAGGATTTGCAGGTTTATATCAAAGAAAGCAGACTATCTTTTCATTACACCTTCAGAAAAAGAGGAAAAGGAAAGAAAGACTTCAGACTATGAAG atacaTTTGCAAAGATGCCACCTTTGGAGACTTATATGGGTATCCCAGAAATGGAATGCAGGAAGAATTTCTTTAAT AGTGTTGAGAAACATGACATAGTAATAGGTGTGGTTTCCTCTGTAATGGACAGTGGACTGGTCATCACATTATTGTGTCTGGACAATGGTAAATCAAGGGATATTGATCAGCTCAGAATATCT GCTTTTTGTCCTGTTAAAGAATTACCAAAGTTATTTCCAAATCAAGATGCTATAGAAGGATTCCAAGTCAGAGATAAAGTTAGAG cTGTCGTTTTAAGTGTGAATCCTGAAACAGAAAAGTTGATAGTATCAATGGTTGAAAGATCTTTACCAGAGCATCATTCTGATGTTAAATTG gCTTTGATTAATGAAGATGAGTTTCCTGTGCAGTATAg gagAAAACTTCATATAAGAGGCCTAACATTTGATGAGTTGCTGCATTCTATTCTGGGGTTCAATAATAGTGGCAACATTGGTATTATGTTGGAAACACTTGACCAGCAAGAAACATGTTCATTAATGAGAGGACTCAATAg AATAAATATCCCAGAAAAAGATATGGCagaaaatttgagaaaataCCAGTCTCAAAAGATGGCTCATACAAG tgttGCACAAGGAATAACTTATTTTAAAGCTGGGAAGCAGCCTGAAGCTGTACAGTGTTTTAATAAAGCATTAGATATTGACAAGACAAATGTTGAAGCATTGGTTGCCAGAGGAGCATT atatGCAAATAATGAAAGTTTTAACAGAGCCATTGATGACTTTGAAGCTGCCTTGAAGATTAATTCATTACATGCCAAtgcaagaaaatatttacatgatacACTTCTGGCCTATGGAAAATC aaatgaggACATAGAGAAGTATCAAGAGGCAGAGGAACTATATACTAAAGCCATGTCTTTGGATCAAGCATCTGTTGACGCAAGAGAAGCACTTAGATTTCTGCATTACAGGAGG agtcaaagaaaacaaaaagaaaccagAAGAAAGTCTAGCCCAAAAGACGAAAGAAGAAACAAGTCTCCAGAAGGCTTTGAACAAACAGCCAAGACATTGAAGAAGTTAATTAAAGGAGAAGATAAAAGGCAAAG gaaaaaaaGGAGAATATCTAGAGATAGTTCTCCATCATCCAGCTCATCATCAACCTCTTCATCAAATTCTTCCGAAAGCAGAAGTAGCGGAGAAAGGAAGAGGAAAGGTTATTCCAGAGAAAGAGACAGGACTCACAGAAACAGTAGTCCACCTGAAGGGGATGTGAACAGAGAACCAGTGCAGGAACCAGAGGTTCAGCCACACCATGAGTATGGTATTGACCTACAGTCCTCGTTCTTGTCAGGAGGTGGCCAATCTTTTTCTGACATGTTCAGATCTTCATCTCAGGAGAGTGATGTGGGACCAGCACAACCAATTCCTAATTCAATGCAGTATGGCGTAAATCAACATATGTATGGACATCCTCCACCTAACTGGATAGGTAACCCTGGAGCAGAACAAGCTCAGATGTATAGGTACAGCAACCAGTTCACAGGTCAAGAGCAAATGCACCCAGGAGTACCACCAACATATTATCAAAATCAACCAATGACAGAGGAGGGTTATAGTGGTCACCAAGGGAACAGGAGCCCTTGTAGGAGATCTGGAAGAAGTAGAAGTGACAGAAGAAGTAGATCTCAAAGCTTTGAAGGTAGTAGACGTAGATCATCCAGAAGTCCAAGTTATGAGAAAAATCAGCATTGGAGAAAAGATGACAGGAGTCCAAGAAGGTCCAGATCTAGAAGCTTGAAATACGAGAGAGGAAGAAGTCCATTACCCAAATATAAAGAAAGTACAGTTATCATGGAGAGAAGTCCTGATAACAGAAGAAATGTCTCCAGTGGtgaaagaaatatttcaaacgTTCAAGGGAGAAGTCCTGATAACAGAAGAAATACCTCAAGGGGAGAAAGAAATACGTCAAACCTACAAGGGAGAAGTCCTGAAAACAGAAGAAATACCTCCAGGGGAGAAAGAAATATGTCGAATGTTCAAGGGAGAAGTCCTGACAACAGAAGTAATGTCTCCAGGGGAGAAAGAAATATGTCGAATGTTCAAGGGAGAAGTCCTGACAACAGAAGAAATGTCTCCAGGGAAGGAAGAAATATGTCAAATGTTCAAGGGAGATCTCCTGATAACAGAAGAAATAACTCAAGGGAAGAAAGAAATATGTTGAATATTCATGGTAATAGTCCTGATAACAGAAGGAGAAATGATTCAAGAGATGAAAGAAATATTCAGTATAATCAGGATCAAAGTTACCAAGGAAGAAATAATTCAATGGATGGAAGGAATGGTCGGTATGAAAGTGATAAAAGTCCTGGCTACAGCAGAAGAAACAGTTCACATGAAAGGCCATCAGAATATCAGGAGGGAAGACATGATATGAACAAAAGTCAAACATCATGGAGTGGAAGTCCTGGCAACTTTGAAGATTCAAGGAGAAATATCACTGATGATAGAGGCAGAAGTCCAACAGATATAAGGAATGTAAGAAGAGACAGAAGTCCATCAGAATCAGGAGATTTTGAAAGTCCTACAGAGACTTTAACTTCAACCAGATTACAGACATGGAGTCCAAGAGACAGTCATCAATATAGTAAAGAACAGCCGCCAAAGCATGAAcattttgaaagagaaatatctTCAAGAAGATCATTCGAAAGGGAGTCAAGAGAAGCTACAATTAGGGCAGACAGTACCGAATTCAAGAAGGAAGATCAGTCAACAATACTTCAGAATTTACCAGAAGATGTATCAAAGAATGAAAATAGAAGTAAAATTAAACctggaaagaagaaaaaagggggCACTGATGAGAAAGTTAAAtccaaaaagaaaagaaaagaaattggTGAAACTAAGAAGAAAGTGAAGAAAAAGTTAGCAGGCAATCAAGGTAAAACATCAGGAGAAATTATAGTGAAAGGAGACTCTGAAATGGACTATAGTGGCTCCTCAGCTGTTGGAGATATTCGTAGAGTTGTTCCCAAGGAGTCATCTAATGATCAGCCATATAGTAATATTTTAATCAGAAAAGATGATGGAGAAATGAAGAATCGcccaaagaaaagaaaagaacatgAGTTTGTCAATCAGTTTGTGAAATCAAAGTGGGATGATAGTCCCGGTGAAATGAGGAATTCACCAGCAGTTAAACAATCTAGAGAAGATTTAAACCAAGCATCTAATTATTCTAAACAAGATTATCATGCCAAAGATAGAACTAGAAGAAGTAATTCAAGGGAATTTGAAGGAATTCGAATTCACATTACAAATGACCAATTTGGAAAACAGACtgaaaagaaagaagatgttgGTGTTGTAGAAATGTTCCATATTAATGAGCAACCAGTGATTGATAgtagtaaaattacaaaatctgaTTCAGATAGTAAAGCTTCAAAATTGAAGGGTGCAAGTAACATTAAATTACCTAAATTACCTGAAACTaataatgaaaagaaagaaataaaaaaagaagatccTAAACATATTGCATCAAGTGATAACAAAAGGTCTTACAGAAAGAGAAGTCTATCTCCATCTAAAAAATCCAAGTCTAGATCCTTATCAAGACCAAGATCACAACACAGAACAAGATCTAGAACAAGGTCAAGATCAAGGAAACGATCTAGACATAGATCAAGGTCAAGACCCCCACAAAGGTCTAGGTCAAGACCTCAAAGAAGGTCTAGGTCAAGACCCCCACGAAGGTCTAGATCAAGATCAAGAAAGCGGAATTCAAGATCACCAAGGAGATCTTACAAGAGGTCTCCTCCCATGAGAAAACCTGGTAGAGGATTTGCAAAAACACGCCCTGTAATAATGGGTAGGAATAAGTTTACAGACTCAAAATCACCATCTATATCACCAGGAAGAAAAGTGGCAGGTTTGAGATCTAGTTCTAAATCTCCGAGGAGACAGAAATCATACAGTTCATATAGAGGTCGTGGTAGAGGAGGTCGTGGAAGAGGAAGAGGGAGCTGGAAGTCATCAGGAAACAGACCTCACAGGTCTAGATCAAGATCTCGTTCAAAATCGCGCGGTCGAAGGTCACGTGAAAGAAGATCAAGATCTCATAATAGAGGAGGTCATTCAAAAGATCGTGACCATAAAATCTCAAATCTCAAAGATGAtgacaaacaaaataacaaaggTAAATTTGATAGTGAAAAATTCGGTGAACTTGAAgacttttttgataaattaaaagaaaacaaaaagaaacagtCAGAAACAAAGTGA